A genomic window from Rhea pennata isolate bPtePen1 chromosome 12, bPtePen1.pri, whole genome shotgun sequence includes:
- the TCTA gene encoding T-cell leukemia translocation-altered gene protein, producing MAAAAGWEAPWRALGALGRELAAEWAAQDLRAALCQLLLLWLGLSLLGIRLAWRAYGGAVAALCYRPGPAGRNGGGGTADRPCPPPREGPAAEPVKTHRE from the exons atggcggcggcggcgggctgggaGGCGCCGTGGCGGGCGCTGGGCGCGCTGGGCCGGGAGCTGGCGGCCGAGTGGGCGGCGCAGGACTTGCGGGCCGCActgtgccagctgctgctgctgtggctggggcTGAGCCTGCTGGGCATCCGCCTGGCGTGGCGGGCCTACGGCGGCGCCGTGGCGGCGCTCTGCTACCGCCCAG GCCCAGCCGGACGcaacggcggcggcggcaccgccgaccgcccctgcccgccgccgcg GGAAGGTCCAGCCGCGGAGCCGGTGAAGACGCACCGCGAGTGA